In Oncorhynchus gorbuscha isolate QuinsamMale2020 ecotype Even-year unplaced genomic scaffold, OgorEven_v1.0 Un_scaffold_634, whole genome shotgun sequence, the DNA window TGTTTCCTTCATGGTTCAGTGGTTCTCTAATAAAcagtctcccatctctctccaaccAACAGATAAGAAGCTCCACATCCTGTCTCGTCCCCCTGAGTCTGACGGCCCTCTGGCCGCTCCTCGCCtgcctgggttagggttggtgAATGATGGAGAGGAGGCCAGCCCTGCCCCTGGAGGAGGAGCAGCCCCCAGGGCCCCCGGGTTCACCCCTCAGGATGATGGGAGCAGCAACCACATCCTGGTCTACGTATCTGTTCTGGCTGCTGTGGTGCTGGGCCTGCTGCTCTACGTCGCCTACAAGTGGTGAGTTGACAGGAGACACGCTGCAGTCTCATTGGCTGCATCCTGATTCTCCACACTTGAAGCGTTGCATTGGTGTGAGCATTGGCTGGAGGGAGTTGTTAAATGCATAACGGAGGGGTGGAGAATTGTTTGCAAACCTTTGGATTGCCGTGGTGTATTTCTGTTCTTGGTTGTGATGGAAATGATCCTGTTGTTGTGTTTAGTAAAGAGTGTAAACGCGTTTCCTCCCATGTCTCGTCAGCTGGATGTCGTATAAGCAGAAGCAGGCGTTGAGTAAAGCCCGCGCTGCAGAGCTGGGGACGTGTCCTGAAGGAGAAAAACTCCACAGTGACAGTGGCGTGTTCCTGGACTCACACAGCCTGCAGGATGGCCAACCAAGTAAAGGTAACAGCCAACAGCCATCTCACGACTACGCCACAATTAACCTCACTGCACTACACTGTTACTGCAGTGAGAACAGAAGCCCAAGTTAAATACATGTTCTAATCTCTCTCAATGTAGAGCACATTTAGCAtttatcagacactcttatccagaacaacATACAGACGTCTTTTCTTATTGGCTTTTCTCAtctattataactgttgaatgGACTTGTGAcgatgtgtgtctgttgtgtattCTACCCCCAGGTAGTAAGAGGGACAGTAAGCAGGACGGCCGTCTGTACATCAACCTGCCCCCCCACAGACAGGAGGAGGTGGAGCGTCTGCTCCAGGAGGGGAGTGGGGGCCGCAGAGGCTCCTGGAGGACCCTGGGGGCCGCGCTGGGCTACGAGCCCGAGCAGATGGACCTGTTTGGGCACGGCGAGGCTCCTGTACACACCCTCCTTTCCAACTGGGCTCAGCAGGAGGGCTCCACTCTGGGGCTTCTGTGCTCGGCGCTGGCCCGCATCGAGAGGCCCGACGTAGCCGCCACCCTCACCTGCCCTGCCCAGGGGGTGTCTGTGGTCTGAGGAAGGAGCCATGgttggtcccaaatggcaccctattccctatatagtgcactactggtaaGCTaaaggtcaaaagtagtgcactatgtagggtgccACAGAGccatcataaggtgaatgcaccaatttgtaagtcgctctggataagagcgtctgctaaatgacttaaatgtaaatgtaatgagccTGATAAGACTGGGTGGCATTCATTAGGAACCAAATGCAAGAAAACGGACTGAATCAGGGAGTGACGATCTGAACTTGAACCAATAAGAAATGTttgttttccgttgcaaaacatACTGCTGCGGTGTGTATTAATGAATACGACCCTTGTGGACataggagaggatggatggggcaaACAGCCCTCCTTCTCGCCCACTGGGATGGCATGGCATGCCAGGGGAGGTACTCTTGACTGCCCCATAATGCCTCAGACATTTGAACTGAAGAGGACAGTGGAAGTGTTGTTGCTGGCTTGTTCATCCTCTATTGGAAATGTACAGTATATCCACCATTCttccagtatatatatatatattttaccataTTTGTGTATAATCTGCCCAAGCGTTCTAGGAATGGGTATTTATTTGCAGCAGTCAGAAGGATCCACTCTCTTTCCTGATTTGTTTTGCAGCAATGTGAGGAGGATGCACAACAGCTGACTAACTAACTGAACAGGCATGGGAATGAAATACTCTGTAGAATATTCTTTACATGAAATAAAGGCATTCTGTTCATATTAACAATCAGTCATGAATTTTAAGACCTTTGTAAATATTTGATCATACATTCATTGTAATATAGTGTTAGAAAGGTTTTCAAGCATGAAGGGGCAATCGCAAACCTCTGACTGAGGATGCatgatgactctctctctctctctcagcttctccatCTTAAAGACATTGGGAGGCCTCAAATCAGTGATGTACTATCAGCGTTGCTAGTCACTGCCTCTCTCCTATCATGGTTTCTGGTGTGGCTGGCTATCCAGAACATTATCGTTATGTAACAATCAATCACTTATTCTGGTCTATATTCTAATGTCATGGTGTGTGTTTTTCTAAGACGTCGTTTCATATAATAAATGCTTTTgaaggtgagtgagtgagagtcaaACGGTGCTCTCTGAGCTTGTTGTGTTACATGCTCTGACAAGTACAGTGGTTTCTGTCCTACCCGGACGTAAAAGCAAGCAGCTACCTGCTCTGTGGTAGTTTATTCTGAAGATAATCAATGGCCGTCTTTGTTTGTCTCAGTCACCTAACTGAACAGGGGTGTGACTTGTAATAAATTAAACAAGTATGTGGTCATGTCAGAGGAAAGTATGGAAGACttccatttacagttgaagtcggaagtttacatacacttaggttggggtcattaaaactagtttttcaaccactccacaactttcttggtaacaaactatagttttggcaagttggttgggacatctactttgtgcatgacacgtattttttacaacaattgtttacagacagattatttcacttataattcactgtatcacaattccagtgggtcagaagtttacatacactaagttgactgtccctttaaacagcttggaaaattacagaaaatgatgtcatggctttagaagcttctgataggcaaactgacatcatttgagtcaattggaggagtagctgtggatgtatttcaaggcctaccttcaaactcagtgcctctttgcttgacatcatgggaaaatctaaataaatcagccaaggccTCAGATAAAtatttttagacctccacaagtctggttcatccttgggagcaatttccaaatgcctgaaggtaccactttcatctgcacaaacaatagtacgcatgtataa includes these proteins:
- the nradd gene encoding tumor necrosis factor receptor superfamily member 16 encodes the protein MDALWVCTLFLLVNVALGDACVSGQFSQSGECCSPCPPGHGVEVECGIEDTKCQPCPEGTFSPSDGLSPCLPCARCPAGIPELTSCSATQDTHCDCDQHFYLWRDGESVAGLCAACTMCGRGEGVVRLCGAQGNTQCQPCRPGTFSEEKSDIKPCQACSQCSDTEVEIRACQLNSDTLCMDKKLHILSRPPESDGPLAAPRLPGLGLVNDGEEASPAPGGGAAPRAPGFTPQDDGSSNHILVYVSVLAAVVLGLLLYVAYKCWMSYKQKQALSKARAAELGTCPEGEKLHSDSGVFLDSHSLQDGQPSKGSKRDSKQDGRLYINLPPHRQEEVERLLQEGSGGRRGSWRTLGAALGYEPEQMDLFGHGEAPVHTLLSNWAQQEGSTLGLLCSALARIERPDVAATLTCPAQGVSVV